In a single window of the Streptomyces cinnabarinus genome:
- a CDS encoding 6-phospho-beta-glucosidase produces the protein MKLTILGGGGFRVPLVYGALLTDRGEGRVTRVVLHDLDPRRLSAVTRVLAEQAAEVPDAPAVTATTDLDEALRGADFVFSAIRVGGLEGRANDERVALAEGVLGQETVGAGGIAYGLRTVPVAADIARRVARLAPDAWVINFTNPAGLVTEAMSRHLGDRVIGICDSPVGLGRRIARVLGVKNPAEAWIDYVGLNHLGWVRGLRVAGRDELPRLLADPALLGSFEEGKLFGTEWLRSLGAIPNEYLHYYYFNRETVRAYQEAEQTRGAFLRDQQARFYDEMADPTASALRSWDRTRAEREATYMAENRETAGAGERDADDLSGGYEKVALALMRAIARDERTTLILNVRNRHTLSVLDDDAVIEVPCLVDANGAHPVAVDPLPGHATGLVCSVKAVEREVLAAAESGSRATAVKAFALHPLVDSVNVARKLVNGYTEVHPGLGYLA, from the coding sequence GTGAAACTGACGATTCTGGGCGGCGGCGGATTCCGGGTGCCGCTCGTGTACGGGGCGCTGCTGACGGACCGCGGCGAAGGACGCGTGACCCGAGTCGTCCTGCACGACCTGGACCCCAGACGGCTCTCCGCCGTGACCCGGGTGCTGGCCGAGCAGGCCGCCGAGGTCCCCGACGCGCCCGCGGTCACCGCCACCACCGACCTCGACGAGGCCCTGCGCGGCGCCGACTTCGTCTTCTCCGCGATCCGCGTCGGCGGCCTGGAGGGGCGCGCGAACGACGAGCGGGTGGCGCTCGCCGAGGGCGTCCTCGGCCAGGAGACGGTCGGCGCCGGTGGCATCGCCTACGGACTGCGGACCGTCCCGGTCGCCGCGGACATCGCCCGGCGCGTGGCCCGGCTCGCGCCGGACGCCTGGGTCATCAACTTCACCAACCCCGCGGGCCTGGTCACCGAGGCCATGTCCCGCCACCTGGGCGACCGCGTCATCGGCATCTGCGACTCACCGGTCGGCCTCGGCCGCCGTATCGCCCGCGTGCTCGGGGTGAAGAACCCGGCCGAGGCGTGGATCGACTACGTCGGCCTCAACCACCTCGGCTGGGTACGCGGCCTGCGCGTCGCCGGCCGCGACGAACTCCCGCGGCTGCTCGCCGACCCCGCCCTGCTCGGCTCCTTCGAGGAGGGCAAGCTCTTCGGCACCGAGTGGCTGCGCTCCCTCGGCGCGATCCCCAACGAGTACCTGCACTACTACTACTTCAACCGCGAGACGGTCCGCGCCTACCAGGAGGCCGAGCAGACCCGCGGCGCCTTCCTGCGCGACCAACAGGCCCGGTTCTACGACGAGATGGCCGACCCGACCGCGTCCGCCCTGCGCAGCTGGGACCGCACCCGCGCCGAGCGCGAGGCCACGTACATGGCGGAGAACCGGGAGACCGCGGGCGCCGGGGAACGCGACGCCGACGACCTCTCGGGCGGCTACGAGAAGGTCGCCCTCGCCCTGATGCGGGCCATCGCCCGCGACGAGCGCACCACCCTGATCCTCAACGTCCGCAACCGGCACACCCTGTCCGTCCTCGACGACGACGCCGTCATCGAGGTGCCGTGCCTCGTCGACGCCAACGGCGCCCACCCCGTCGCCGTCGACCCGCTCCCCGGCCATGCCACCGGACTCGTCTGCTCGGTCAAGGCCGTCGAGCGCGAAGTCCTCGCCGCCGCCGAGTCCGGCTCCCGGGCCACGGCGGTGAAGGCGTTCGCCCTGCACCCCCTGGTCGATTCGGTGAACGTCGCCCGCAAGCTGGTCAACGGCTACACCGAGGTGCATCCTGGCCTCGGCTATCTTGCGTAA
- a CDS encoding alpha-mannosidase yields MHDERRRIEERVERLHHQRIRPALYAATVPMAVESWQAPGEPVPFEDAAAASYAPFAMDTPWGPPWGTTWFRMRGEVPAEWAGRRVEAVIDLGFVGDWPGNQAEALVHLTDGTPLKAVNPLNQYVPIANPATGGESVDYLVEAASNPDILANGFAGPTPLGDVRTAGDTPLYTFRRADLAVLDEEVFHLDLDVQVLRELMRELGDHDPRRHEIAHALDRAMDLLDLDDIAGSAAAVREALRPALAKPAHASAHVISGVGHAHIDSAWLWPIRETKRKTSRTFSNVTALAEEYDDFVFACSQAQQYEWVRDHYPKVWARIQESVKKGQWAPVGGMWVEADGNLPGGEAVARQFIHGKRFFIEHFGIETKGVWLPDSFGYNAAYPQLAKLAGNEWFLTQKISWNQTNKFPHHTFWWEGIDGTRIFTHFPPIDTYNARFSGEEMSRAVRNYAEKGGATRSLAPFGWGDGGGGPTREIMERARRLADLEGSPKVVVEHPDDFFAKAREEYPDAPVWVGELYLELHRATYTTQARTKQGNRRSEHRLREAELWATTAALHAPGYAYPYEKLDRLWKTVLLHQFHDILPGSSIAWVHREAEAEYARVAGELEALTSEALRALGAGETRALNTSPFERREVVRGRDGGPRFVRVPASGSAPLANASPGHPVTVEDRALDNGLVRVELAEDGTLSSVHDHRAHREVLAGQGNLLRLHTDLPNCWDAWDVDKHYRNRYTDLLDAAEITVVDRDPLLGSIRVVRSFGNGSRITQTVTLRADSPRIDFETEIDWHETEKFLKAGFPVDIRAPHSSAEIQFGHVQRPTHTNTTWEAARFEVSGHRWVHLGEPGYGVAVLNDSTYGHDVSRTVREDGGTTTTVRLSLVRAPRVPDPEADQGQHRFTYSLLPGATIEDAVAEGYALNLPLRLADTAAAEPVISVTGEGVTVEAVKLADDRSGDVVVRLYESRGGRAQGTLRTDFPLTGAHITDLLERPLSEARMTDGTVAIELRPFQILTLRLARS; encoded by the coding sequence ATGCACGACGAACGCCGGCGGATCGAAGAGCGTGTGGAGCGCCTGCACCACCAGCGGATCAGGCCCGCGCTGTACGCGGCCACCGTGCCCATGGCGGTCGAGTCCTGGCAGGCGCCCGGCGAGCCGGTCCCCTTCGAGGACGCGGCTGCCGCCTCCTACGCCCCCTTCGCGATGGACACCCCGTGGGGCCCGCCCTGGGGCACCACCTGGTTCCGGATGCGCGGAGAGGTGCCCGCCGAGTGGGCGGGCCGGCGCGTCGAGGCGGTCATCGACCTCGGCTTCGTCGGGGACTGGCCCGGCAACCAGGCGGAGGCCCTGGTCCATCTGACCGACGGGACCCCGCTGAAGGCGGTCAACCCGCTCAACCAGTACGTGCCGATCGCCAACCCCGCGACGGGCGGCGAGAGCGTCGACTACCTGGTCGAGGCGGCCTCCAACCCCGACATCCTGGCGAACGGCTTCGCGGGCCCCACCCCGCTGGGCGACGTCCGCACCGCGGGCGACACACCCCTCTACACCTTCAGGCGCGCCGACCTCGCCGTCCTCGACGAGGAGGTCTTCCACCTCGACCTCGATGTGCAGGTGCTGCGCGAACTGATGCGGGAGCTCGGCGACCACGACCCGCGCCGGCACGAGATCGCGCACGCCCTGGACCGGGCGATGGACCTCCTCGACCTGGACGACATCGCCGGCTCGGCCGCCGCGGTGCGCGAGGCCCTCCGCCCCGCGCTGGCCAAGCCCGCGCACGCCAGTGCCCACGTCATCTCCGGCGTCGGCCACGCCCATATCGACTCCGCCTGGCTGTGGCCCATCCGCGAGACCAAGCGCAAGACGTCGAGGACCTTCTCCAACGTCACCGCGCTCGCCGAGGAGTACGACGACTTCGTCTTCGCCTGCTCGCAGGCCCAGCAGTACGAGTGGGTGCGCGACCACTACCCCAAGGTGTGGGCGCGCATCCAGGAGTCGGTGAAGAAGGGGCAGTGGGCGCCGGTCGGCGGTATGTGGGTCGAGGCCGACGGCAACCTGCCCGGTGGCGAGGCCGTGGCCCGCCAGTTCATCCACGGCAAGCGGTTCTTCATCGAGCACTTCGGCATCGAGACCAAGGGCGTCTGGCTGCCGGACTCCTTCGGCTACAACGCCGCCTACCCGCAGCTCGCCAAGCTCGCCGGGAACGAGTGGTTCCTGACCCAGAAGATCTCCTGGAACCAGACCAACAAGTTCCCCCACCACACCTTCTGGTGGGAGGGCATCGACGGCACCCGCATCTTCACCCACTTCCCGCCCATCGACACCTACAACGCCCGCTTCAGCGGCGAGGAGATGTCCCGAGCGGTCCGCAACTACGCCGAGAAGGGCGGCGCCACCCGCTCGCTGGCCCCCTTCGGCTGGGGGGACGGCGGTGGCGGACCCACCCGCGAGATCATGGAGCGGGCGCGCAGGCTGGCCGACTTGGAGGGCTCCCCGAAGGTCGTCGTGGAACACCCGGACGACTTCTTCGCCAAGGCCCGCGAGGAGTACCCGGACGCCCCCGTCTGGGTCGGCGAGCTCTACCTGGAGCTGCACCGCGCCACCTACACCACCCAGGCCCGCACCAAGCAGGGCAACCGGCGCAGCGAACACAGGCTACGTGAGGCGGAGTTGTGGGCGACGACGGCCGCGCTGCACGCGCCGGGCTACGCGTACCCGTACGAGAAGCTGGACCGTCTCTGGAAGACGGTGCTGCTGCACCAGTTCCACGACATCCTGCCGGGCTCCTCCATCGCCTGGGTGCACCGCGAGGCGGAGGCCGAATACGCCCGGGTGGCGGGGGAGTTGGAGGCCCTGACCAGCGAGGCGCTCCGGGCGCTCGGCGCGGGGGAGACCCGGGCCCTGAACACCAGCCCCTTCGAGCGCCGCGAGGTGGTGCGCGGCCGGGACGGCGGCCCCCGGTTCGTCCGCGTGCCCGCGAGCGGCAGCGCCCCGCTCGCGAACGCCTCACCCGGCCACCCCGTCACCGTCGAGGACCGCGCCCTCGACAACGGCCTCGTCCGCGTCGAGCTGGCCGAGGACGGCACCCTGTCCTCCGTCCACGACCACCGCGCCCACCGCGAAGTCCTCGCCGGCCAGGGCAACTTGCTCCGCCTCCACACCGACCTGCCCAACTGCTGGGACGCCTGGGACGTGGACAAGCACTACCGCAACCGCTACACGGACCTGCTGGACGCTGCGGAGATCACCGTCGTCGACCGGGACCCCCTGCTGGGCTCGATCCGGGTCGTGCGCTCCTTCGGCAACGGCTCGAGGATCACCCAGACCGTCACCCTGCGCGCCGACAGCCCCCGGATCGACTTCGAGACCGAGATCGACTGGCACGAGACGGAGAAGTTCCTCAAGGCGGGCTTCCCGGTCGACATCCGCGCTCCGCACTCCTCCGCCGAGATCCAGTTCGGCCATGTCCAGCGGCCCACGCACACGAACACCACGTGGGAGGCGGCCCGTTTCGAGGTCTCCGGCCACCGCTGGGTGCACCTCGGCGAACCCGGCTACGGCGTCGCCGTCCTCAATGACTCCACCTACGGCCACGACGTCTCCCGCACGGTCCGCGAGGACGGCGGTACGACCACCACGGTCCGGCTCAGCCTGGTCCGCGCCCCGCGCGTCCCCGACCCCGAGGCCGACCAGGGACAGCACCGGTTCACCTACTCCCTGCTCCCCGGCGCCACCATCGAGGACGCGGTCGCCGAGGGCTACGCCCTCAACCTGCCGCTGCGGCTGGCGGACACGGCGGCGGCCGAGCCCGTGATCTCCGTGACCGGCGAGGGCGTCACCGTCGAGGCGGTCAAGCTCGCCGACGACCGCTCCGGCGATGTCGTCGTACGCCTCTACGAGTCCCGCGGCGGCCGCGCCCAGGGCACCCTGCGCACCGACTTCCCCCTGACCGGCGCCCACATCACGGATCTGCTCGAACGCCCCCTGTCCGAGGCGAGGATGACCGACGGCACCGTGGCCATCGAACTGCGCCCGTTCCAGATCCTGACCCTCCGCCTGGCGAGGAGCTAG
- a CDS encoding alpha-L-fucosidase gives MPIQPWFTDAKLGIFVHWGVYAVDGVAESWSFYDGRVPYDRYLSQLDRFTAARYDPRAWARLFARAGARYAVLTSRHHDGVALWDSAHGGLNVGRDLIGGYADALREEGLKVGLYYSHSDWSHPDYASTRKPGRPPEQEDNRYSEAAAESEDLDAWERYLAYRDGQIRELTSRYRPDLLWFDGEWERSAEQWRIPELAALIRSEVPDVVLNARMPGEGDYATPEQGAPVIPPEGPWELCLTINDSWGFQHHDHHYKSLGQLVRYFTETIGGGGNLLLDVGPREDGTIPAEQTERLEGLGDWIARHPDAVYGTGRGLPAGHHHGPSTLSADRRTLYLTLFDAPRAETGVRGLVSKARRVTVLGTGRELPHQVIGGLHETPGVLWIDPPAAADLDPHATVLAVELDGELELYRGAGRS, from the coding sequence GTGCCGATACAGCCCTGGTTCACCGACGCCAAACTGGGGATCTTCGTCCACTGGGGCGTCTACGCCGTGGACGGTGTCGCGGAGTCCTGGTCGTTCTACGACGGCCGGGTGCCCTACGACCGGTACCTGTCCCAGCTCGACCGCTTCACCGCCGCCCGGTACGACCCGCGGGCGTGGGCACGGCTCTTCGCCCGCGCCGGTGCCCGGTATGCGGTGCTCACCAGCCGGCATCACGACGGAGTCGCCCTGTGGGACTCCGCCCACGGCGGCCTGAACGTGGGACGCGACCTGATCGGCGGGTACGCGGACGCGCTGCGCGAGGAGGGCCTGAAGGTCGGCCTGTACTACTCGCACTCCGACTGGAGCCACCCCGACTACGCCTCCACCCGTAAGCCCGGCCGCCCGCCGGAGCAGGAGGACAACCGCTACTCGGAGGCCGCCGCGGAGTCCGAGGACCTCGACGCCTGGGAGCGTTACCTCGCCTACCGGGACGGACAGATCCGCGAGCTCACCTCCCGCTACCGGCCCGACCTGCTGTGGTTCGACGGGGAGTGGGAGCGCAGTGCGGAACAGTGGCGGATCCCCGAACTGGCCGCCCTGATCCGCTCCGAGGTGCCCGATGTCGTCCTCAACGCCCGCATGCCGGGCGAGGGTGACTACGCGACCCCCGAGCAGGGCGCCCCGGTGATCCCGCCGGAGGGCCCCTGGGAGCTGTGCCTGACCATCAACGACTCCTGGGGCTTTCAGCACCACGACCACCACTACAAGTCCCTCGGCCAGCTGGTGCGCTACTTCACCGAGACGATCGGCGGGGGCGGCAACCTCCTCCTCGACGTCGGCCCCCGCGAGGACGGCACCATCCCCGCCGAACAGACCGAGCGTCTTGAGGGCCTCGGCGACTGGATCGCCCGGCACCCGGACGCCGTGTACGGCACCGGGCGCGGGCTGCCCGCCGGGCACCACCACGGTCCCAGCACCCTCTCCGCCGACCGGCGCACCCTGTATCTGACCCTGTTCGACGCGCCGCGCGCCGAGACCGGTGTGCGCGGCCTGGTCAGCAAGGCGCGCCGGGTCACCGTCCTCGGCACCGGCCGGGAACTGCCCCACCAAGTCATCGGCGGGCTGCACGAGACACCGGGCGTGCTGTGGATCGACCCGCCCGCCGCGGCGGACCTCGACCCGCACGCGACGGTCCTCGCCGTCGAACTGGACGGGGAACTGGAGCTGTACCGGGGGGCCGGACGGTCCTGA
- a CDS encoding sulfotransferase family protein gives MRDTRKSVIGKGLRRRGRLMIQAVSPPRRTLNAIPAPRTEAETKQPAYVAPRAPRLVDSPVFVLSSVRSGSTLLRVLLNSHSRIRAPHEMHLRTVHVQLTRGFTPDAMKALELDKTELEHLLWDRVMHLELTRSGKDVIVDKTPPNTLIWPRLHRCWPEARYILLLRHPGAIIASLTERRKDPDHAEILAEVLNYSEKLEEARQTLNVHVVTYEELTAEPERATRALCEYLGVEWESGMLDYGSKDHGRFRPQLGDWSSTIKSGRIQAARTADPSVELPPRLREIAMAWGYEA, from the coding sequence GTGCGAGACACGCGCAAGTCGGTGATCGGCAAGGGGCTCAGGCGTCGGGGCAGGCTGATGATCCAGGCGGTGAGCCCGCCGCGCCGCACCCTGAACGCCATCCCGGCCCCCCGGACCGAGGCCGAAACCAAGCAGCCCGCCTACGTCGCCCCGCGCGCCCCGCGCCTGGTCGACTCCCCGGTGTTCGTGCTCTCCTCGGTGCGCTCCGGCTCCACGCTGCTGCGGGTGCTGCTCAACAGCCACAGCCGGATCCGCGCCCCGCACGAGATGCATCTGCGCACCGTCCACGTCCAGCTGACCCGCGGCTTCACCCCGGACGCGATGAAGGCGCTGGAGCTGGACAAGACCGAGCTGGAACACCTGCTGTGGGACCGGGTGATGCACCTGGAGCTCACCCGCAGCGGCAAGGACGTCATCGTCGACAAGACCCCGCCGAACACCCTCATCTGGCCCCGGCTGCACCGATGTTGGCCCGAGGCCCGGTACATCCTGCTGCTGCGTCACCCGGGCGCGATCATCGCCTCCCTCACCGAGCGCCGCAAGGACCCCGACCACGCGGAGATCCTCGCGGAGGTGCTCAACTACTCCGAGAAGCTGGAGGAGGCCCGGCAGACCCTGAACGTCCATGTGGTGACGTACGAGGAGCTGACCGCGGAGCCGGAGCGGGCCACCCGTGCCCTGTGCGAGTACCTCGGCGTCGAGTGGGAGAGCGGCATGCTCGACTACGGCAGCAAGGACCACGGCAGGTTCCGCCCGCAGCTCGGCGACTGGAGCAGCACCATCAAGTCGGGCCGCATCCAGGCCGCCCGCACGGCCGACCCCTCGGTCGAACTGCCGCCGCGGCTGAGGGAGATCGCGATGGCGTGGGGGTACGAGGCATAA
- a CDS encoding carbohydrate binding domain-containing protein — protein sequence MRTSLFGRSRRRLLALLGSAALALTGAVALPGTAHAANILSNPGFESGALSPWSCTGNLGSVVSSPVHGGSRALQGAVSSSDIAKCGQTVRVQPNTAYTLSGWVRGSYVYLGVDGGASTWTSSPSAYSKLSVSFTTGAAQTSATVYTHGWYAQGTYHADDISLDGPGGGSDTQAPTAPGNLRSTGKTSSSVSLAWNASTDNVGVTSYDIYSGSNQVLSVSGTSATVSGLSPSTAHTFTVRARDAAGNTSPASNAVSVTTDPGGGDPGGFKQAAPYLYLGWGDPPSATSVMSATGIKWYTMAFILSSGGCNPAWDGNRPLTGGNDQAVINSIRSAGGDIVPSIGGWSGNKLGPNCSTAEALAGAYQRVIDAYGLKAIDVDIENTDEFENAVVQDRVLNALRIVKANNPGLRTIITFGTSTTGPTYWGNRLIDQAKALNANIDVFTIMPFDFGGGADMYGNTVNATEGLKNKLKSAFGWNDATAYAHIGISGMNGLSDQQELTSPGTWTQIRDWANSHHIARLAFWSVNRDRPCPGGGVVSNCSGISQSNWQFTSITAGFTG from the coding sequence GTGCGCACCTCACTGTTCGGACGTTCCAGACGTCGCCTTCTCGCTCTGCTCGGCTCGGCGGCCCTCGCGCTCACCGGAGCGGTCGCCCTGCCCGGCACGGCCCACGCGGCCAACATCCTGTCCAACCCCGGCTTCGAGTCCGGCGCCCTCTCCCCCTGGTCCTGCACCGGGAACCTCGGCTCGGTCGTCTCCTCGCCCGTGCACGGCGGTTCCAGGGCCCTTCAGGGCGCGGTGAGTTCGAGCGACATCGCCAAGTGCGGCCAGACCGTACGGGTCCAGCCGAACACCGCCTACACGCTCAGCGGCTGGGTGCGCGGCAGCTATGTCTACCTCGGTGTGGACGGCGGCGCCTCCACCTGGACCAGCTCGCCGTCGGCGTACAGCAAGCTCAGCGTGTCCTTCACGACGGGCGCCGCGCAGACCTCGGCCACCGTCTACACGCACGGCTGGTACGCGCAGGGCACCTATCACGCCGACGACATCAGCCTCGACGGTCCGGGCGGCGGCTCGGACACCCAGGCGCCCACCGCGCCCGGCAACCTGCGCTCCACCGGCAAGACCTCCTCCAGCGTCTCGCTGGCGTGGAACGCCTCCACCGACAACGTGGGTGTCACCTCGTACGACATCTACAGCGGCTCGAACCAGGTGCTCAGCGTGTCCGGTACGAGCGCCACGGTGAGCGGGCTCTCCCCCAGCACCGCCCACACCTTCACCGTGCGGGCCCGGGACGCCGCCGGGAACACCTCGCCCGCCTCCAACGCGGTGTCCGTGACCACGGATCCGGGCGGTGGCGACCCCGGCGGATTCAAGCAGGCCGCGCCCTATCTGTACCTGGGCTGGGGCGACCCGCCGAGCGCGACCTCGGTGATGAGCGCGACCGGCATCAAGTGGTACACGATGGCGTTCATCCTCTCCTCCGGCGGCTGCAACCCGGCCTGGGACGGCAACCGTCCACTGACCGGCGGCAACGACCAGGCCGTCATCAACTCGATCCGTTCGGCGGGCGGTGACATCGTGCCCTCCATCGGCGGCTGGAGCGGCAACAAGCTCGGGCCGAACTGCTCCACCGCGGAGGCGCTGGCCGGTGCCTACCAGCGGGTGATCGACGCCTACGGTCTCAAGGCCATCGACGTCGACATCGAGAACACCGACGAATTCGAGAACGCGGTCGTGCAGGACCGCGTCCTCAACGCCCTGAGGATCGTCAAGGCCAACAACCCGGGCCTGCGCACGATCATCACCTTCGGCACCTCGACCACCGGCCCGACCTACTGGGGCAACCGGCTCATCGACCAGGCCAAGGCGCTGAACGCCAATATCGACGTGTTCACGATCATGCCGTTCGACTTCGGTGGCGGCGCGGACATGTACGGCAACACCGTGAACGCGACCGAGGGGCTGAAGAACAAGCTGAAGTCCGCCTTCGGGTGGAACGACGCGACCGCCTACGCCCACATCGGGATCTCCGGCATGAACGGGCTGAGCGACCAGCAGGAGCTCACCTCGCCGGGCACCTGGACGCAGATCCGGGACTGGGCGAACTCCCACCACATCGCGCGGCTCGCCTTCTGGTCGGTCAACCGTGACCGGCCGTGCCCCGGCGGGGGAGTGGTGAGCAACTGCTCCGGCATCAGCCAGAGCAACTGGCAGTTCACGTCGATCACGGCCGGCTTCACCGGCTGA